A part of Lactobacillus sp. ESL0700 genomic DNA contains:
- the yidC gene encoding membrane protein insertase YidC, translated as MKDILTKRNVKRLLTLLAVVAIAVVLTGCAAQTNAKVAPVSHTSGSWWNRWIIYYMSVFILWLAKIMSNSYGWAIIVFTVIVRVILYPLSAISIKSTTKMQAIQPEINALRKKYPGNDTESRTLLSQETNKLYKEAGINPYAGCLPLIIQLPVMYALYGAIWQTPQLQTGHFLWMDLGKPDPYFIMPILSMILTFLSTYISQLSTPKESQTASTKMMTYGMSIMVGVMGIYFQSAIVLYWVVSNLFQVGQTFILQNPIKYRKAQEAKAEAERERKRQLRRTYKRLKRKK; from the coding sequence GTGAAAGACATTTTAACTAAGAGAAATGTCAAACGTCTGCTTACACTACTAGCAGTTGTTGCAATCGCTGTTGTTTTAACGGGTTGTGCAGCGCAAACTAACGCCAAAGTGGCGCCAGTTTCGCATACTAGTGGTAGCTGGTGGAATCGCTGGATCATTTATTATATGTCGGTCTTTATCCTATGGCTGGCTAAAATTATGAGCAATAGTTACGGTTGGGCAATCATTGTCTTTACTGTAATTGTGCGGGTTATTTTGTATCCGCTTAGTGCGATTTCCATTAAGAGCACGACGAAGATGCAAGCAATTCAGCCGGAAATTAATGCATTACGCAAAAAGTATCCGGGTAATGATACGGAATCGCGGACATTATTGTCCCAAGAAACCAATAAGCTTTATAAAGAAGCTGGGATTAATCCGTATGCTGGTTGTTTGCCACTAATTATTCAGTTGCCGGTAATGTATGCCTTGTATGGCGCAATCTGGCAAACACCGCAACTTCAGACAGGTCATTTTTTATGGATGGATTTAGGTAAACCAGATCCTTACTTCATTATGCCGATTTTGTCGATGATTTTGACGTTCCTGTCAACTTACATTAGTCAGTTGTCAACGCCGAAGGAATCACAAACAGCATCAACTAAGATGATGACTTATGGGATGTCAATTATGGTTGGTGTAATGGGAATTTACTTCCAGTCAGCGATTGTTTTGTACTGGGTAGTTTCTAACCTCTTCCAAGTTGGTCAAACCTTTATCTTGCAGAATCCGATTAAATATCGCAAGGCGCAAGAAGCTAAGGCAGAAGCCGAACGTGAGCGTAAACGTCAACTTAGAAGAACCTATAAGCGTTTAAAGCGTAAAAAGTAA
- the rnpA gene encoding ribonuclease P protein component encodes MRKSYRVKTENDFQRVFKSGNSVANRAFVIYKIDKTENKHFRVGISVGKKVGHTAVVRNRLKRYIRAVLTENKPAIEAQIDFLVIARPYARNFKMAEVRKNLLHALFLANIIEEIPDEVEED; translated from the coding sequence TTGAGAAAGTCTTATCGAGTTAAAACTGAAAATGATTTTCAGCGAGTTTTTAAATCTGGTAATTCAGTGGCAAACCGTGCTTTTGTCATCTATAAAATAGATAAAACAGAAAATAAACATTTTCGAGTGGGGATTTCTGTTGGCAAAAAGGTGGGTCATACTGCCGTTGTTCGCAACCGGCTCAAACGTTATATTCGTGCGGTTCTTACTGAAAATAAGCCTGCAATTGAAGCGCAAATTGACTTTTTAGTGATTGCTAGGCCATATGCGCGTAATTTTAAAATGGCTGAAGTCAGAAAGAACTTGCTGCACGCACTCTTTTTGGCCAATATTATTGAAGAAATACCTGATGAAGTTGAGGAAGATTAG